In Plasmodium vinckei vinckei genome assembly, chromosome: PVVCY_01, one DNA window encodes the following:
- a CDS encoding cytosolic Fe-S cluster assembly factor NAR1, putative translates to MFSNAIKLENLNDYYNDAEECIKPFLYASEANENKIEKPNLININKKKNVKSKNNNERGEISLTDCLACSGCVTNEETNFLKNQNSIEILNNLKKKKINIISLSLQSLTALSVYYKLPIHTTQKKLCFFFKSLNFDYVYDSSLSELIALDQAKQEFLSYFYKKNPDLCKQTKTKLDTTQTPSSDTKTGDKPFGGIFKKFKNKVINNESKKENDNTNETQNNSNNRSIKLNNDKELLNDYEDTTDYKWDENFPIICSHCTGSVIYGEKKLDENILNAFSKLRSSQDIQGIILKLLHVQNSLYTYPLLKKQLANSFFDMYKYKLKFIKSFEKYYLKNNNLLKNTYSNNNNDEKENNENKTDAHIPVSIYEINHVYLLYCFDKKLESQRNNSSQKDAVDKNIATYLNYFSLNKIANNVDLNSLYNNTNKTNLNNGFYYVDSVLTTIELVELINKLQINFYALPEINIDNIYPLFEKINKFELSNNNTNITTTNSVGIENSKQEEKDKKKIQNTSDENTELQKETNFNESLQFIYQNLSDKIIRCSNTNNISMGYGEEIFKYVCNKIYGYNLDENNFNFKYNDIIVFSLHENDICVFRVVLSYGFKSMYNVLKKIKEGKYIKRDEIKKDSKKTYNVEINYDLQFNGQIDYVELMACEKGCLFGCAQNIFDEYDIPDLSTCSCYNLNIFKKVAEQTVIQNFDFLSIEHDNENTLSENKEIPNYICCSSRHHKTLSMNKLSSQIKYNQNKKTDKEKLFQDLYNKIHNNEYTTYVNSDESTNDSTVNSFLNNVFNIFNTKTFHIFKTTLTSKKKLDIISW, encoded by the coding sequence ATGTTTTCGAATGCCATAAAATTAGAAAACTTGAATGATTACTACAACGATGCTGAAGAATGTATAAagccatttttatatgcatcCGAAgctaatgaaaataaaatagagaAACCCAATTtgattaatattaataagaaaaagaatgtaaaaagcaaaaataataatgaaagaGGCGAAATTTCGCTAACCGACTGTTTGGCATGTAGTGGCTGTGTTACCAATGAAgaaacaaattttttaaaaaatcaaaattcaattgaaatattaaataatttaaaaaaaaaaaaaattaacatcATTTCATTATCATTACAAAGTTTAACAGCATTGTCTGTGTATTATAAGTTGCCAATCCATACaactcaaaaaaaattatgttttttttttaaatcactAAATTTTGACTATGTTTATGATTCATCGTTGAGTGAATTAATCGCATTAGATCAGGCAAAACAAGAATTcctttcatatttttataaaaaaaatccagATTTATGTAAACAGACAAAAACCAAACTTGATACTACGCAGACACCTAGTAGTGATACAAAAACCGGGGATAAACCATTTGGaggtatttttaaaaaatttaaaaataaagtaataaataatgaatcaaaaaaagaaaatgataatactAATGAAActcaaaataattcaaacaATCGATCCATAAAACTTAATAACGATAAGGAACTATTAAATGACTATGAAGATACAACCGATTATAAATGGGATGAAAATTTCCCAATAATATGTTCTCATTGTACTGGTAGTGTTATATATGGAGAGAAAAAACtagatgaaaatattttaaatgcaTTTAGTAAGTTAAGAAGCAGTCAAGATATACAAGGAATCATTTTAAAACTGTTACATGTTCAGAATAGCTTGTATACATACCCACTACTCAAAAAACAGCTTGCTAATAGTTTCTTTGACATGTATAagtataaattaaaatttataaaaagttttgaaaaatactacctaaaaaataacaatttattaaaaaatacatatagtaataataataatgatgaaaaagaaaataatgaaaataaaacgGATGCACATATCCCTGTGTCaatttatgaaataaatcatgtttatttgttatattgttttgataaaaaattggaatCGCAAAGAAATAATAGTTCACAAAAAGATGctgttgataaaaatatagcaacatatttgaattattttagtTTGAACAAAATAGCTAATAATGTAGATCTAAAtagtttatataataatactaataaaacaaatttaaacaaTGGATTTTATTACGTAGATTCCGTTTTAACAACTATCGAACTTGttgaattaattaataaattgcAAATAAACTTTTATGCATTACCTGAAATCaatattgataatatttaccccctatttgaaaaaataaacaaatttgaattatcaaataataatacaaatatcaCTACCACAAATTCTGTAGGTATAGAAAATTCTAAACAAGAAGAAAaggacaaaaaaaaaatacaaaatacaTCTGATGAAAATACTGAATTACAGAAagaaacaaattttaatgaatCTCTACAATTTATCTATCAAAATTTAtctgataaaataattcgATGTAgcaatacaaataatatttcgaTGGGGTATGGagaagaaatatttaaatatgtatgtaataaaatttatggTTACAATTTAGatgaaaacaattttaatttcaaatataatgatataattgTATTTTCTTTACATGAAAACGATATTTGCGTTTTCAGAGTTGTTTTATCTTATGGTTTTAAAAGTATGtataatgttttaaaaaaaataaaagaaggaaaatatataaagagagatgaaataaaaaaagattcCAAAAAAACATACAATGTTGAAATTAATTATGATCTTCAATTTAATGGTCAAATTGATTATGTAGAATTAATGGCTTGTGAAAAAGGATGTCTTTTTGGATGTgcacaaaatattttcgaTGAATATGACATTCCTGATTTGTCTACATGTTCATGTTATAatcttaatatttttaaaaaagttgcTGAGCAAACTgttatacaaaattttgattttctTTCCATAGAAcatgataatgaaaatacacTTTCAGAAAATAAGGAAATcccaaattatatatgttgtTCAAGCAGGCATCACAAAACATTATCCATGAATAAACTATCTAgccaaattaaatataatcaaaataaaaaaacggataaagaaaaattatttcaagatttatataacaaaattcATAACAATGAATATACAACATATGTTAATTCAGATGAATCTACAAACGATTCAACtgttaattcatttttaaataatgtttttaatatttttaatacaaaaacctttcatatatttaaaaccaCTTTAACTTCAAAGAAGAAATTGGACATAATTAGCTGGTAG
- a CDS encoding major facilitator superfamily-related transporter, putative, whose protein sequence is MDIKQNEDINNQSNNETKASLKMENYDKKPINNNNDFSKGAGILFTIEDCIKKLRNKANNFLFIYIIITTIHMLIYANRGALSGSYDYLSSYFRSIYPQGNVDIHIGFLISIFIYGASLNSIISGSLAYKHDPFKITTLFLFQGAIALALASKFFITKSHYGLIFSRFYCGFCEAAFVTIAPSIIFSYAKSKAGAWISMFYMMFPLGTCIGYFMAPMLSMVNVTLPQIYATSCVILFVLAIICSLFSEKILKKNESERADKENANALKDANLKDGDYSTNQNSEKLNEQKSITSTNKDNSDNKYLEIELDNCAEAIKDNKAKSNIFSILRTNLSNVSFLLPVISYTAHLSLLSCHLVYGPSLLYSYGIYPSYKISVIVCSLVACISSIVGTIMGGYLVDCCNLNIHDIDKNYEHIKNDETINKLYRKNYVVYKFIKSLSFILLIVSIIGCIFIMTIPFVRNKYIYTPMLFIGYTAILAVSPGQNVVIMAASPQSLRAFSIGLSTFLAHIFGDIPWTVIIGKIKGTLAPDCIVTVNSEITDACRSQYNGLLITLLIISSKTIVIALGMLSLYLYSRRKMIRYKNLRAVS, encoded by the exons atggatattaaacaaaacgaagatataaataaccaatcaaataatgaaacaaaGGCATCactaaaaatggaaaattatgataaaaaacccataaataataataatgatttttCAAAAGGCGCAGGCATTTTATTCACTATCGAAGattgtattaaaaaattaagaaataaagcaaataattttttatttatttatataataattacaaCAATTCATATGTTAATATACGCAAACAGAGGAGCATTATCAGGATCATATGATTACTTATCATCATATTTTAGATCTATTTATCCACAAGGAAATGTAGATATACATATAGGATTTTtaatatctatatttatatatggtGCAAGTCTAAATTCAATAATATCTGGATCCTTAGCATATAAACATGATCCCTTTAAAATAAccacattatttttatttcaaggCGCAATTGCATTAGCATTAGCTagcaaattttttattaccaAATCCCATTATGGTTTAATTTTTAGTAGATTTTATTGTGGTTTCTGTGAAGCTGCATTTGTTACTATTGCTCcttcaattatattttcatatgcTAAAAGTAAAGCTGGAGCATGGATTAGtatgttttatatgatGTTTCCGTTAGGGACATGCATCGGATATTTCATGGCCCCTATGTTATCAATGGTAAATGTAACTTTACCTCAAATTTATGCGACATCATGTgtcattttatttgtgcTAGCCATTATTTGCTCCCTTTTtagtgaaaaaatattaaaaaaaaatgaatctGAAAGGGcagataaagaaaatgcaAATGCTCTTAAAGATGCCAATTTGAAGGATGGTGATTATTCAACAAATCAAAACtcagaaaaattaaacgAGCAGAAAAGCATCACAAGTACTAACAAAGATAATTCAGACAATAAATATCTCGAAATAGAATTAGATAATTGTGCAGAAGCAATAAAGGATAACAAAGcaaaatcaaatatattttccatattaCGTACTAATTTATCTAAtgtttcctttttattgCCAGTTATTTCTTATACTGCTCATCTATCCCTTTTGTCATGCCATTTAGTATATGGCCCAAGTCTTTTATATAGTTATGGTATATACCcatcatataaaatatccGTAATTGTTTGTAGTTTAGTAGCTTGTATATCTTCAATAGTCGGTACAATAATGGGGGGATATTTAGTGGATTGCtgtaatttaaatatacacgatattgataaaaattatgaacatatcaaaaatgatgaaactataaataaactatatagaaaaaattatgttgtttataaatttatcaaatcattatcatttatactTTTGATTGTTTCGATTATTggatgtatatttataatgacCATACCATTTGTTAGAAACAAATACATTTATACACCTATGCTATTCATTGGATATACCGCTATACTCGCAGTATCg ccAGGACAAAATGTCGTAATTATGGCAGCCTCCCCCCAAAGCTTAAGAGCATTTTCTATTGGATTATCTACATTTCTAGCACATATATTTGG tgATATTCCATGGACTGTTATCATCGGAAAAATCAAGGGAACACTTGCTCCAGATTGTATCGTTACCGTTaat AGTGAAATTACCGATGCTTGCCGTAGCCAATATAATGGATTACTAATAACATTATTGATCATATCATCAAAAACAATTGTAATAGCATTGGGAATGCTTTCACTTTACCTTTATTCGAGAAGAAAAATGataagatataaaaatttacgAGCTGTCTcgtaa
- a CDS encoding fam-b protein, with translation MGTLYILKKVVIFPVIICSLEYTKNILYDVRGGKDVYSQTSSINFRNYRILKGSKKKFDVDYFYDSVVSLVHLEDSDEECDETKGVSDNENTKKVHTEIEKCPDHEKLKGTKMLKTNLDGTDIVSCNYLDGDNKVPVTDNISNYLELTNEYNYNNKTYEPTLSIYQDNSLVKPNDSPENEHSKLLRASGRHILDVDLQKYENEYNKHNSQECTTNVKQNNVANKELKDKILDTAINIVIGILIIGTIGPAFPFMLIKKERFDTQVKNMWKFYKSAFTRENQKKQ, from the exons ATGGGAAcactttatattttaaaaaaagttgtGATATTTCCAGTTATTATTTGCTCTTTagaatatacaaaaaat ATTTTATATGATGTAAGGGGAGGAAAAGATGTGTATTCCCAAACAAGCTCAATAAATTTTAGAAATTATAGGATATTAAAAggttcaaaaaaaaaattcgatgttgattatttttacgATTCTGTTGTGAGTCTTGTACATCTGGAAGACAGTGATGAGGAATGCGATGAAACAAAAGGTGTCTcggataatgaaaatacaaaaaaggTTCATAcagaaattgaaaaatgtCCAGATCACGAGAAACTTAAAGGAACTAAAATGTTGAAAACAAATTTGGATGGTACAGATATTGTAAGTTGCAATTATTTAGATGGTGATAACAAGGTACCAGTGACTGATAATATTTCGAATTATTTAGAATTGACAAATGagtataattataataataaaacatatgaaCCGACTTTATCCATATATCAAGATAATTCACTAGTAAAACCAAATGATTCACCGGAAAATGAACATTCTAAACTACTAAGAGCTAGTGGCAGGCATATATTGGATGTTGATTTACAAAAGtatgaaaatgaatataataaacataattCACAAGAGTGTACAACAAACGTCAAACAGAATAACGTTGCCAACAAGGAGTTAAAAGACAAAATTTTGGATACGGctataaatatagtaatTGGTATTTTGATTATTGGGACGATTGGGCCGGCATTCCCTTTCATGCTTATAAAGAAAGAAAGATTTGATACtcaagtaaaaaatatgtggaaattttacaaaagtGCTTTTACAAGAGAAAATCAAAAGAAACAATAA
- a CDS encoding fam-b protein, translated as MQELYFVNESIYLERNAINFRNNRMLADADKKFDLNNFYESTLSRANQFSDYIGNDKEIKNLRNIIDSRIKEHKGIDTSPNLNNVDEKKKKLIYELRKEIEKAQKEFENVRNSELGILPIQNKRITKKDGNISILECKDSKKFEKEGNFLEGKDDSFEDEYNEIILRNNYKESKHNRKFTKILKKIFKMLGIATTFLAIILSGGLIIPFILLITQDSFDEFMKRWIFYESYTKKSKK; from the exons ATGCAG GAATTATACTTTGTAAACGAGAGCATATACCTTGAAAGGAATGCAATAAATTTTAGAAACAATAGGATGCTAGCAGATGCAGACAAAAAATtcgatttaaataatttttatgaatcaACTTTGAGTCGTGCAAATCAATTCAGTGACTACATTGGTAATGacaaagaaataaaaaatcttCGAAATATTATAGATTCACGTATAAAGGAGCATAAAGGAATTGATACATCAcccaatttaaataatgtagatgaaaaaaagaaaaagttaATTTATGAACTTCGAaaagaaatagaaaaaGCACAAAAAGAGTTTGAGAATGTAAGGAATAGTGAATTAGGAATCCTGCcgatacaaaataaaagaataacaaaaaaggatggaaatatttctatattagAATGTAAAGACTCTAAgaaatttgaaaaagaagGAAATTTCTTGGAGGGTAAAGATGATAGCTTTGAAgatgaatataatgaaattatattaagaaataattataaggAATCCAAACATAACAGAAAGtttacaaaaattttaaagaaaatatttaagaTGCTGGGAATAGCTACAACATTTTTGGCGATAATATTATCAGGAGGGCTCATAATTCCGTTTATACTTTTAATTACACAGGATTCATTTGACGAATTTATGAAACGATggatattttatgaatcaTACactaaaaaatcaaaaaaataa
- a CDS encoding fam-a protein: MNKFYIKIVLFFLSVSLYVNNKVLAAEPAREIDTPSEEIDRCLTPEEIFVIHQHLLCTNPEETKQARKLMDEAVKHLEHHATSTDGYEYYPTKLHYRMMSYKKKLENKTNIIKVNFRVHKLDEYYDIIYTMWDPNGDHIFNFGVNKIARVYDPSLVIIQRRYDKKFLSRRKYFYALVKRARISENKTIIVMTSANINDHNISGKTYKNTIIENANLFTTDIDSEDDIKKGKLTKTFVNIAGCIIENNGRYINVTYIESINGYSSI, from the exons atgaataaattttatattaaaattgttttattttttttaagtgtGTCTTTATATGTGAATAATAAAGTCCTTGCAGCTGAACCTGCTCGAGAAATAGATACACCATCCGAAGAAATAGATCGTTGTCTTAC CCCAGAAGAAATATTTGTAATCCACCAACATTTATTATGTACCAATCCAGAAGAAACTAAACAAGCACGGAAGCTTATGGACGAAGCTGTAAAACATTTAGAACACCATGCTACAAGTACAGATGGTTATGAATATTATCCAACAAAACTTCATTATCGTATGAtgtcatataaaaaaaaacttgaaaataaaacaaatattataaaagttAATTTTAGAGTACATAAACTCGATGAG tattatgatataatatacacTATGTGGGATCCCAATGGTGAccatattttcaattttggAGTCAATAAAA tTGCCCGTGTGTACGATCCAAGTTTAGTAATTATACAACGTCGTTACGACAAAAAATTTCTATCCCGTcggaaatatttttatgctcTAGTCAAAAGAGCTCGA ATATCGGAAAACAAAACTATAATTGTCATGACCTCagcaaatataaatgatcataatatttcgggtaaaacatataaaaacacAATAATAGAAAACGCAAATTTATTCACAACTGACATTGATTCGGAAgatgatattaaaaaagggaaattGACAAAAACGTTTGTTAATATAGCTGGATGCATTATTGAAAACAATGGCAGATATATTAATGTCACCTATATCGAATCT aTTAATGGATATTCTTCCATTTAG
- a CDS encoding fam-a protein: MNKFYIQFVFFLLTILIYVNNKTLASEPAPRTSTTSESTYQCLTLEEIYEKNKHLLCSNPEEAIKAGEVINEAVEALEYHAANIDDYEVYERDSNSILLLFKKKKYGDLDIKKTHYVANTSYEYNEIINMAWDPDYAIFLNISSFKIVRVYNPTLVIIQQRYKDNSKNRQKYFYALAAYVEMSKDRTIVVRVSADINDHNPSNDKYKNEIVKNANLFKIDIDAEDDIRKGELEKTFVNIAGYIVEKKGNIIEITYIESINKYCTI, encoded by the exons ATGAATAAGTTTTACAttcaatttgttttttttcttttaaccATACTCATATAtgtgaataataaaacccTTGCATCTGAGCCTGCTCCAAGAACATCTACAACATCCGAATCAACATATCAATGTCTTAC TCTAgaagaaatatatgaaaaaaacaagcACCTATTATGTAGCAATCCAGAAGAAGCTATAAAAGCAGGTGAAGTTATAAACGAAGCTGTGGAAGCTTTAGAATATCATGCTGCAAATATAGATGATTATGAAGTTTATGAAAGAGATTCTAATAGTATTTtgcttttatttaaaaaaaaaaaatacggCGATCtagatattaaaaaaacccATTATGTAGCTAATACATCCTATGAG tataatgaaataataaacatgGCATGGGATCCTGATTatgccatttttttaaatattagcTCTTTTAAAA tTGTCCGTGTGTACAATCCAACTTTAGTAATTATACAACAACGTTACAAAGATAATTCCAAGAACCGtcagaaatatttttatgctttAGCTGCATATGTTGAA atGTCAAAAGACAGAACTATAGTTGTCAGGGTTTCAGCAGATATAAATGATCACAATCCTTccaatgataaatataaaaacgaaatcgtaaaaaatgcaaatttattcaaaattGACATTGATGCGGAAGATGATATTAGAAAAGGGGAATTGGAAAAAACGTTTGTTAACATAGCTGGATACattgttgaaaaaaaaggcaATATAATTGAAATCACCTATATCGAATCT attaataaatattgtaCCATTTAA
- a CDS encoding fam-a protein, producing MNKFYIQIVFFLLSIFVYVNNKAFATDPAPIKHTTKPKTYCSTLEEIYEKNKHLLCSNPEETTKAQELMTEAVKCLEKHATSKNDYTSYRTDPSLRISLYKKKHKDETDIEKVFYTDYDPNKYDELINEIWDPKHESPFNNGSVKIVRVYDPSLVIIQQRYDKKILSRQKYFYALVKRAQISENKTIIVMTSANINDHNPSEDEYQNKIIENANLFKIDIDSEDDIRNGTLKKAFVNIAGYLIEKKNDKSEITYIESIDGHATIYQEFIVGKLFDYYFVRK from the exons atgaacaaattttatatccaaatcgttttttttcttttaagcATTTTCGTATATGTGAATAATAAAGCATTTGCAACCGACCCTGCTCCAATAAAACATACAACCAAACCCAAAACTTATTGTTCTAC TCTAgaagaaatatatgaaaaaaacaagcACCTATTATGTAGCAATCCAGAAGAAACTACAAAAGCACAAGAACTTATGACCGAGGCTGTAAAATGTTTAGAAAAACATGCTACAAgtaaaaatgattatacATCTTATAGAACAGATCCTTCTCTTCGTATctctttatataaaaaaaagcataAAGACGAGACAGATATTGAAAAAGTTTTTTATACAGATTATGATCCCAATAAG TATGATGAACTAATAAACGAGATATGGGATCCTAAACATGAAAGTCCTTTCAATAACGGCTCTGTTAAAA tTGTCCGTGTGTACGATCCAAGTttagtaataatacaaCAACGTTACgacaaaaaaattctaTCTCGtcagaaatatttttatgctttAGTCAAAAGAGCTCAA ATATCGGAAAACAAAACTATAATTGTCATGACTTCagcaaatataaatgatcaCAACCCTTCCGAGGACGAGTatcaaaacaaaataatagaaaacGCAAACTTATTCAAAATCGACATTGATTCTGAAGATGATATTAGAAATggaacattaaaaaaagcgTTTGTTAACATAGCAGGATACCtcattgaaaaaaaaaacgataaATCTGAAATCACCTATATCGAATCT aTCGATGGACATGCTACCATTTATCAAGAATTCATTGTTGGAAAACtttttgattattatttcgttcgtaaataa
- a CDS encoding erythrocyte membrane antigen 1: MKVISLGIISSIIFSIVLAKKSLDSESTTGCVIYEKTTKIDHIKTSVQDVKPFNSNIPGINFIDEFEPITLEPPKGRKSMLSEPFISETDGTVTDKVTGFLIREKNSSVSGWYIRPYEEDYKDMIMVNFVPLRGYYQHEQQNVHNQYGVSPSVPKMSEKQKLSTINEEISNTVHDDDESTILGDDDFTLNVYEEIDAELVSCFGDEENRNE; the protein is encoded by the exons ATGAAGGTAATATCATTAGGCATAATTTCCTCAATAATATTTAGTATAGTTTTAGCAAAAAAGAGTTTGGATTCAGAGTCCACCACGGGGTGCGTAATATACGAAAAAACGACAAAAATAGATCATATT AAAACATCAGTTCAAGATGTGAAACCCTTTAACTCTAACATTCCAGGTATCAATTTTATAGATGAATTCGAACCAATAACGTTAGAACCTCCAAAAGGACGTAAAAGTATGTTATCTGAACCCTTTATCTCAGAAACCGATGGTACTGTTACTGATAAAGTGACAGGATTTTTAAttagagaaaaaaattctaGTGTATCAGGATGGTATATTAGACCATATGAAGAAGATTATAAAGATATGATTATGGTTAATTTTGTGCCTCTTAGGGGATATTATCAACACGAACAACAGAACGTACATAATCAATATGGGGTCTCTCCTTCAGTACCTAAGATGTctgaaaaacaaaaattaagtACAATAAATGAAGAGATCTCAAATACGGTACATGATGATGACGAAAGCACGATACTTGGGGATGACGACTTTACTCTAAATGTATATGAAGAAATAGATGCAGAACTTGTATCATGTTTCGgagatgaagaaaatagaAATGAATAG